The Raoultibacter phocaeensis genome contains a region encoding:
- a CDS encoding ABC transporter ATP-binding protein, translated as MAQTSAPSTTRRTLHYFWLVTRRHGGLFAALMIATIAFVALLSYGNPYVMSLVVDRVSEGTVAPDEVFTVFGPYIAALIGINVVGQVASKLQDYTMYRLQIAAAYDLATMSFDALSNQSMSFHSNRFGGTLVSQTTKFMSAYQLLLETITFPFLPVICSVVFTCAILAPRVPVYVAILMVLLLVYACVSYYMYKRILSLNEKAASAQNQLSGELSDSVANILAVKTYGREDYERGLFDEANREVVARDSKRMWASLTRGIVTACITIVIMAVVAIFIAGGNAWYGITPGTLVVMFTYTYTVTNQFNFINNGLQRFNRAFGDASGMTTILDEPRLVADKPDALPLVVREGAIDFEDIDFWYTDGEARTQVFDAFDLHIPAGQRVGLVGMSGAGKTTLTKLLLRLSDIQEGRILVDGQNIADTTQQSLRRQIAYVPQEALLFHRTIAENIAYGRPEATMEEIREAARQANALEFIERLPQGFETVTGERGVKLSGGQRQRIAIARALLADCPVLVLDEATSALDSESELLVQDALATLMSGRTSIVVAHRLSTVASLDRIVVLKDGKVVEDGPHVQLIEAGGEYAYLWSCQTGAYLE; from the coding sequence ATGGCACAGACGAGCGCTCCGTCGACGACGCGACGCACACTTCACTATTTTTGGCTTGTAACGCGCAGACACGGCGGGCTGTTTGCGGCGCTCATGATTGCGACGATCGCATTCGTAGCGCTGCTTTCGTACGGCAACCCCTACGTCATGAGCCTCGTGGTCGACCGCGTGAGCGAAGGCACGGTTGCCCCCGATGAGGTGTTTACGGTGTTCGGCCCGTATATCGCCGCGCTCATCGGCATCAACGTGGTGGGCCAGGTGGCAAGCAAGCTGCAGGACTACACCATGTACCGGCTGCAGATTGCCGCAGCGTACGATCTGGCGACGATGTCGTTCGATGCGCTTTCCAACCAATCCATGTCGTTTCACTCGAACCGTTTCGGCGGCACGCTTGTGAGTCAAACCACGAAGTTCATGAGCGCCTACCAGCTCTTGCTGGAAACCATCACGTTTCCGTTTTTGCCCGTGATCTGCTCGGTTGTGTTCACGTGCGCCATTCTGGCACCACGCGTGCCGGTGTACGTGGCCATCCTCATGGTGCTTCTTCTCGTATACGCGTGTGTGTCGTATTACATGTACAAGCGCATCCTCTCGCTCAACGAGAAGGCGGCGAGCGCGCAAAACCAGCTTTCCGGCGAGCTTTCCGATTCGGTCGCCAACATCCTTGCCGTGAAAACCTACGGGCGCGAGGATTACGAGCGGGGCTTGTTCGACGAAGCGAACCGCGAAGTGGTAGCACGCGATTCGAAGCGCATGTGGGCATCGCTCACGCGCGGCATCGTGACCGCATGCATCACCATCGTCATCATGGCGGTGGTTGCGATATTCATCGCGGGCGGAAACGCTTGGTACGGTATTACGCCCGGCACGCTCGTGGTCATGTTCACCTATACCTACACCGTGACGAACCAATTCAACTTCATCAACAACGGCCTCCAGCGCTTCAACCGGGCCTTCGGCGATGCGAGCGGCATGACCACGATCCTCGACGAGCCGCGCCTTGTGGCCGACAAGCCCGATGCTTTGCCGCTCGTCGTGCGCGAAGGGGCCATCGATTTTGAAGACATCGATTTCTGGTACACCGACGGCGAGGCGCGCACGCAGGTATTCGATGCGTTCGACCTGCATATTCCCGCAGGTCAGCGTGTGGGGCTTGTGGGTATGAGCGGGGCGGGAAAGACAACGCTCACGAAGCTTTTACTGCGGCTTTCCGATATCCAGGAGGGTCGCATCCTCGTTGACGGGCAGAACATCGCCGATACCACGCAGCAATCGCTGCGCCGCCAGATCGCCTACGTGCCGCAAGAGGCGCTGCTATTCCATCGCACCATTGCGGAGAACATCGCATACGGACGACCCGAGGCAACCATGGAGGAGATTCGGGAAGCTGCCCGCCAGGCGAACGCGCTCGAATTCATCGAACGGTTGCCGCAGGGGTTCGAGACGGTGACGGGTGAGCGCGGCGTGAAGCTTTCGGGTGGACAGCGCCAGCGCATCGCCATCGCCCGAGCGCTTCTGGCCGATTGCCCGGTCCTCGTACTTGACGAGGCGACGAGCGCGCTCGACTCTGAAAGCGAGCTTCTCGTTCAGGATGCGCTTGCCACGCTCATGAGCGGCCGTACGTCCATCGTGGTAGCGCATCGCCTTTCGACCGTTGCGAGCCTTGACCGCATCGTCGTGCTCAAAGACGGTAAGGTGGTAGAGGACGGCCCGCACGTCCAGCTTATCGAAGCAGGCGGGGAGTACGCGTACTTATGGAGCTGCCAGACGGGCGCGTATTTGGAATAG
- a CDS encoding aminotransferase class I/II-fold pyridoxal phosphate-dependent enzyme, producing MREQTFAERLNETMTARSLKQADLIRIAGERGTKLGKSQVSQYANGKTVPRSDVLRILSDILEVRAEWLIDGTEPVSEEREIEPPLHREKEGHAENREKDGAMGAIRKSTKLDNVLYDVRGPVVEEAERMEQAGATILKLNIGNPAPFDFRAPDEMIYDMGRQLADCEGYSSAKGLFSARKAIMQYAQLKHIEGVTIEDVYTGNGVSELINLSLLALLDNGDEVLVPSPDYPLWTACVTLAGGTPVHYVSDEQAEWYPDMDDIRKKITSRTKALVVINPNNPTGSLYPPAVLQELIDIAREHDLIIFSDEIYDRVVMDGLEHVSIASMAPDLFCVTFSGLSKSHMVAGYRIGWMILSGNKAKAHDYILGINMLCNMRMCSNVPAQSIVQTALGGHQSVQGYVVPGGRVYEQREFVYKALNDIPGVTAVKPKAGFYIFPKLDVKKFNITDDEQFALDLLHEKKILVVHGGGFNWKKPDHFRVVFLPRIEVLGEAMESLADFLAHYRQ from the coding sequence ATGCGGGAGCAAACGTTTGCCGAACGTCTCAACGAAACCATGACGGCACGAAGCCTCAAGCAGGCCGATCTTATCCGCATTGCGGGCGAGCGTGGTACAAAGCTCGGAAAAAGCCAGGTCAGCCAATATGCTAACGGAAAAACCGTGCCGCGAAGCGATGTGCTGCGCATCTTGTCCGATATCCTCGAGGTGAGGGCCGAGTGGCTTATCGATGGAACGGAGCCTGTTTCCGAAGAGCGCGAAATTGAACCGCCACTGCACCGTGAAAAAGAAGGACATGCCGAAAACCGGGAAAAGGATGGCGCTATGGGAGCGATCAGGAAGTCAACCAAGCTCGACAACGTGCTCTACGACGTGCGGGGTCCGGTTGTGGAGGAGGCCGAGCGCATGGAGCAAGCCGGGGCCACCATCCTCAAGCTCAACATCGGCAATCCTGCTCCGTTCGATTTTCGCGCACCCGACGAAATGATATACGACATGGGTCGCCAGCTTGCGGATTGCGAAGGCTACTCGTCGGCGAAAGGGTTGTTCTCGGCCCGCAAGGCCATCATGCAGTATGCGCAGCTCAAGCATATCGAGGGCGTGACTATCGAAGACGTGTATACGGGCAACGGCGTAAGCGAGCTCATCAACCTGAGCCTGCTTGCCCTGCTCGACAACGGCGACGAAGTGCTCGTTCCCTCGCCCGATTATCCTCTGTGGACCGCGTGCGTGACGCTTGCGGGAGGTACGCCCGTTCACTACGTGAGCGATGAGCAGGCGGAATGGTACCCCGACATGGATGATATCCGCAAGAAGATCACGAGCCGCACGAAAGCGCTCGTCGTCATCAACCCGAACAATCCTACCGGTTCGCTTTACCCCCCTGCGGTGCTGCAGGAGCTTATCGACATCGCGCGCGAGCACGACCTCATCATCTTCTCAGATGAAATATACGATCGGGTTGTCATGGACGGGCTCGAGCATGTGTCCATCGCCTCGATGGCACCCGATTTGTTCTGCGTGACGTTCAGCGGACTCTCCAAATCGCACATGGTCGCGGGCTACCGTATCGGATGGATGATCCTTTCGGGGAACAAGGCGAAGGCGCACGACTACATCTTGGGGATCAACATGCTCTGCAACATGCGCATGTGCTCCAACGTACCCGCGCAGTCAATCGTGCAGACGGCGCTTGGCGGCCATCAAAGCGTGCAGGGTTACGTGGTGCCGGGGGGACGCGTGTACGAGCAGCGTGAATTCGTGTACAAGGCGCTCAACGACATTCCCGGCGTGACGGCTGTGAAACCGAAGGCGGGCTTCTACATCTTCCCCAAACTCGATGTGAAGAAGTTCAACATCACCGACGACGAGCAGTTCGCCCTCGATCTGCTCCATGAGAAGAAGATTCTCGTCGTGCACGGGGGCGGGTTCAACTGGAAAAAGCCCGACCACTTCCGCGTGGTGTTCTTGCCACGAATCGAAGTGCTCGGCGAAGCCATGGAATCGCTTGCGGATTTTCTGGCGCATTACCGGCAGTAA
- a CDS encoding winged helix-turn-helix transcriptional regulator, with amino-acid sequence MSMEPFEGNLSSLTDTPFGYTLSMIGGKWRMVILYWLVECETVRFNELKRKIGRITDKTLSSQLKDMEADGLIVRTEYPQIPPKVEYSLSEKGRSLYPLMEAMCAWGERNAVNPTREGAR; translated from the coding sequence ATGAGCATGGAGCCTTTTGAGGGGAACCTTTCCTCCCTTACCGACACGCCGTTCGGCTACACGCTCTCGATGATCGGAGGCAAATGGCGGATGGTCATCCTGTATTGGCTCGTGGAGTGCGAAACCGTGCGATTCAACGAGCTCAAACGCAAAATCGGCCGTATCACCGATAAGACGCTCAGCTCGCAGCTGAAAGACATGGAAGCGGACGGGCTTATCGTGCGCACCGAATACCCGCAGATTCCCCCGAAGGTGGAATACAGCCTGTCAGAAAAAGGCCGCTCGCTCTACCCCCTGATGGAGGCCATGTGTGCCTGGGGTGAGCGCAACGCCGTCAATCCCACACGTGAAGGCGCACGCTAG
- a CDS encoding TIGR04076 family protein, protein MSMNQVRITVLKTTFDEKLAQEYGVEGLKACPFLKEGQVFYADYAKPEGFCDEAWKAVYQYVFALAHGGAKSSAFYFDDWMKEPGIAIASCNDGLRPVILKIEATDMPAKLG, encoded by the coding sequence ATGAGCATGAACCAGGTGAGAATTACCGTGTTGAAGACAACGTTCGATGAAAAGCTGGCGCAGGAATACGGAGTCGAGGGTTTGAAGGCCTGTCCTTTTCTCAAAGAAGGGCAGGTGTTCTACGCCGATTACGCCAAACCCGAGGGTTTTTGCGACGAGGCGTGGAAGGCGGTCTACCAGTATGTGTTCGCGCTTGCGCACGGTGGCGCCAAAAGCAGCGCGTTTTATTTCGATGACTGGATGAAGGAACCCGGGATAGCTATAGCGAGCTGCAACGACGGTCTGCGTCCGGTCATCCTGAAGATCGAGGCGACCGACATGCCCGCCAAGCTCGGGTAG
- a CDS encoding NADP-dependent isocitrate dehydrogenase: MTKIAMTTPLVEMDGDEMTRIIWQMIKDELLLPHIDLKTEYYDLGLEHRNATDDQVTIDSADATKRLGVAVKCATITPNAARMDEYDLKSMWKSPNGTIRAMLDGTVFRTPITVKGIEPCVRTWVKPITIARHAYGDVYKNAEMIVPGPGTVELVYTAADGTETRELVHEFDGPGVAQGMHNLDASIESFARSCFEYALDLGQDIWFATKDTISKKYDHRFKDIFQEIYDAKYAARFEEAGIEYFYTLIDDAVARVMKADGGFIWACKNYDGDVMSDMVSSAFGSLAMMTSVLVSPQGYYEYEAAHGTVQRHYYKHLKGEETSTNSVATIFAWSGALRKRGELDGLADLVDFADRLEKATLDTIEAGEMTGDLARITTLENPKTLSTRDFILAVAGRL, encoded by the coding sequence ATGACGAAAATAGCGATGACCACGCCGCTTGTTGAAATGGACGGCGACGAGATGACGCGCATCATCTGGCAGATGATCAAAGACGAGCTCTTGCTTCCGCACATCGATCTCAAAACCGAGTACTACGATTTGGGACTTGAACATCGCAACGCCACCGACGATCAGGTGACGATCGATTCGGCCGATGCCACCAAACGTTTGGGCGTGGCAGTGAAGTGCGCCACCATCACTCCGAACGCCGCACGTATGGACGAGTACGATCTCAAGAGCATGTGGAAGAGCCCGAACGGCACGATCCGCGCCATGCTCGACGGCACGGTGTTTCGCACCCCTATTACTGTCAAGGGCATCGAGCCGTGCGTGCGCACCTGGGTCAAGCCCATCACGATCGCCCGTCATGCGTACGGCGACGTTTACAAAAATGCCGAGATGATCGTTCCCGGCCCCGGTACGGTAGAACTCGTGTATACGGCAGCCGACGGAACCGAAACGCGCGAACTCGTCCACGAGTTCGACGGCCCCGGAGTGGCCCAGGGCATGCACAACCTCGACGCGTCCATCGAGAGCTTCGCGCGCAGCTGCTTCGAGTACGCGCTTGATCTGGGACAGGATATCTGGTTTGCTACCAAGGACACGATTTCCAAAAAGTACGACCACCGCTTCAAGGACATCTTCCAGGAAATCTACGACGCCAAGTACGCAGCGCGCTTCGAAGAGGCCGGCATCGAGTACTTCTACACGCTCATCGACGATGCCGTGGCGCGCGTGATGAAAGCAGACGGCGGCTTTATCTGGGCCTGCAAGAACTACGACGGCGATGTGATGAGCGACATGGTGTCGAGTGCGTTCGGATCGCTTGCGATGATGACCTCGGTGCTCGTGAGCCCGCAGGGCTACTATGAGTACGAGGCCGCGCACGGCACCGTGCAGCGCCACTACTACAAGCACCTCAAAGGTGAGGAAACATCCACGAACTCGGTTGCCACCATCTTCGCGTGGTCGGGAGCGCTGCGCAAGCGCGGCGAGCTCGACGGCCTGGCTGATCTGGTCGACTTCGCCGATCGCTTGGAAAAAGCCACGCTCGATACCATCGAGGCTGGCGAGATGACGGGAGATTTGGCGCGCATCACGACGCTCGAGAATCCGAAAACGCTCAGCACGCGCGACTTCATTCTGGCGGTTGCCGGGAGGCTGTAA
- a CDS encoding excinuclease ABC subunit UvrA produces MTRKNAPDTVPDKPQEPDRIQVRGARVHNLKGIDVDIPLNQLVGIAGVSGSGKSSLALGVLYAEGSRRYLEALSTYTRRRLTQASHASVDEVLHVPAALALHQRPSMPGVRSTFGTSTELLNSLRLLFSRAGSHVCPNGHRNPPTLAVAAERPITCSTCGIEFFGPGAEQLAFNSEGACPTCDGTGIVRTVDIDSLVPDETLTIDEGAVAPWSTLMWDLMKQVAREMGVRTDVPFNELTPKERDIVFHGPAEKKHILYKAKKTDTFAELDFTYYNAVYTVENALAKAKDEKGLTRVSRFLTQGTCPLCHGTRLSPEARNPHIAGINLAQATEKTLDDSIAWVAATPEALPPEMRPMAKSICESFLHTARRLVDLGLGYLSLDRASSTLSTGERQRVQLARAVRNRTTGVLYVLDEPSIGLHPSNIDGLLDVMRDLLADGNSLVMVDHDTHILAHADYLVEMGPGAGADGGRVIAQGPLERIEADPASRIGPFLSGKESVEVRKQVSSPHVFDHGRIHLETERLHTVKPLAVDLPLGRLTAVTGVSGSGKTTLVLESLIPALEAQAKGSKLPSHVRCIEAESIVRANLIDATPIGTNVRSTVATYANVHDELRRAYARTADAKAAGFKAGDFSYNTGRLRCPVCDGTGSISLDVQFLPDVDITCPACRGSRYGKEASRIHRPRKGEDGPGFTLPQIMAMSADEALLATDDLKRVYAKLKTLHDLGLGYLTLGEATPALSGGEAQRLKLASEMGRAQHDAVFVFDEPTIGLHPLDVRTLLEVFQSLVESGATVLVIEHDLDVIANADYVIDMGPGGGEAGGRIVAAGTPREIAADPASITGRYVRPHR; encoded by the coding sequence ATGACACGCAAAAACGCACCCGACACCGTTCCCGACAAGCCCCAAGAACCCGATCGCATCCAAGTGCGCGGCGCACGCGTGCACAACCTGAAGGGCATTGACGTCGACATTCCCTTGAACCAACTCGTGGGCATCGCCGGAGTATCCGGCTCCGGGAAGTCTTCGCTCGCGTTGGGCGTACTCTATGCCGAAGGCTCTCGCCGCTACCTCGAGGCGCTCTCCACCTACACGCGCCGGCGCCTCACCCAGGCAAGTCATGCGTCGGTGGACGAGGTGCTCCACGTTCCCGCTGCACTCGCCCTCCACCAGCGCCCGAGCATGCCGGGCGTTCGTTCTACGTTCGGTACGTCCACTGAACTGCTCAACAGCCTGCGCCTTCTGTTCTCGCGCGCAGGCAGCCACGTCTGCCCGAACGGCCACCGCAACCCGCCGACGCTCGCCGTGGCGGCCGAACGGCCCATCACCTGCTCAACCTGTGGCATTGAATTCTTCGGCCCGGGAGCCGAGCAGCTCGCTTTCAACAGCGAGGGCGCCTGTCCGACATGCGACGGAACGGGCATCGTGCGCACGGTCGATATCGATTCGCTCGTACCCGACGAAACGCTTACCATCGACGAGGGTGCGGTCGCACCATGGAGTACACTCATGTGGGATCTCATGAAGCAGGTCGCGCGCGAAATGGGCGTACGCACCGATGTCCCCTTCAACGAGCTCACGCCGAAAGAGCGCGATATCGTGTTTCACGGACCGGCGGAAAAGAAGCACATCTTGTACAAGGCGAAGAAAACCGACACCTTCGCCGAGCTCGACTTCACGTACTACAACGCCGTGTACACGGTAGAGAACGCGCTTGCCAAGGCGAAGGACGAAAAGGGACTCACGCGCGTTTCGCGGTTCCTCACGCAAGGCACCTGCCCCCTCTGCCACGGCACGCGCCTTTCCCCCGAAGCGCGAAATCCGCATATCGCCGGCATAAACCTGGCACAAGCAACCGAAAAGACGCTTGACGATTCGATCGCGTGGGTTGCCGCCACGCCCGAAGCCTTGCCGCCCGAAATGAGACCTATGGCAAAAAGCATCTGCGAATCGTTTCTGCATACGGCCCGCCGCCTCGTTGATCTGGGTCTCGGCTACCTTTCGCTCGACCGCGCAAGCTCCACGCTTTCCACAGGCGAGCGCCAACGCGTGCAGCTCGCCCGCGCTGTGCGCAACCGCACCACAGGGGTGCTCTACGTGCTCGACGAGCCCTCGATCGGCCTGCATCCCTCCAACATCGACGGACTCCTCGACGTCATGCGCGACCTTCTTGCCGACGGAAACTCCCTCGTCATGGTGGATCATGACACGCACATACTGGCCCACGCCGATTACCTCGTAGAGATGGGACCCGGAGCCGGAGCAGATGGCGGCCGCGTGATCGCGCAGGGTCCGCTCGAACGAATCGAGGCCGATCCCGCATCGCGGATCGGGCCGTTTCTCTCAGGGAAAGAATCCGTAGAGGTACGCAAACAGGTTTCTTCGCCGCACGTATTCGACCACGGCCGCATACACCTCGAAACCGAGCGCCTCCATACGGTGAAGCCGCTTGCCGTCGACCTCCCACTCGGCAGACTGACGGCGGTTACGGGGGTATCGGGCTCGGGGAAAACCACGCTCGTGCTCGAAAGCCTCATTCCCGCCCTCGAGGCTCAGGCGAAGGGATCGAAACTCCCTTCTCATGTACGGTGTATCGAAGCCGAGAGCATCGTACGCGCAAACCTCATCGATGCTACGCCTATCGGCACCAACGTGCGCTCCACCGTGGCAACGTACGCGAACGTGCACGATGAATTGCGCCGCGCCTATGCGCGCACCGCCGACGCCAAAGCCGCAGGCTTCAAAGCGGGCGACTTTTCATACAACACCGGGCGCCTCCGCTGCCCCGTTTGCGATGGAACAGGTTCGATCAGCCTCGATGTGCAGTTCTTGCCCGATGTTGATATCACCTGCCCCGCATGCCGCGGCTCGCGCTACGGCAAGGAAGCCAGTCGCATCCACCGCCCGCGCAAGGGCGAAGATGGCCCCGGCTTCACGCTTCCCCAGATCATGGCTATGAGCGCAGATGAAGCGCTTCTCGCAACCGATGATCTGAAAAGGGTGTATGCCAAACTGAAGACGCTCCACGATCTGGGTCTCGGATACCTCACGCTCGGCGAGGCCACACCTGCTCTCTCGGGCGGAGAAGCGCAACGCCTGAAGCTAGCAAGCGAGATGGGCCGCGCGCAGCACGATGCCGTGTTCGTATTCGACGAGCCCACCATAGGGCTGCACCCCCTCGATGTGCGAACGCTGCTCGAAGTGTTCCAGAGCCTTGTCGAAAGCGGAGCAACCGTACTTGTGATCGAACACGACCTCGACGTGATAGCCAATGCCGACTACGTGATCGACATGGGCCCGGGTGGCGGCGAAGCAGGCGGTCGTATTGTTGCCGCAGGCACTCCTCGGGAGATAGCGGCCGACCCGGCAAGCATCACGGGGCGCTATGTCAGGCCCCATCGGTAG
- a CDS encoding ABC transporter permease yields the protein MMVEKLGKKRYVLPFAAFLVVACVMSLVVYPMVTAEPKGLPLGILSLDEGAQSPQGALNAGETIVEQILESQDEEETHAVTWTEYDSQEALDEAIENEELYAAIVIPSDFSQSQVDAKTAEAIAAAAQTEQAAKVAAARASAEASETEGASSPNGTTPQGDLSSGAQSSIPNAAAGSADSEIPKISPLAVIIDEGKNPLAASTVKTMLTSMLAEQGLAYTLEIVDEADIGGGTLNMAQQFTVLPVFIMSMICSVALFVATKPAKDATRSQRFKTIGMQAMFILVLSWLIGFGTTALVETSGLSIPSLDTGLFLWLASFCLMLLFVGCLDIATPLGAVVILGCFACGMACGNLPYELLPTLYQDWLYPWVPQHFIGDGIRQIFYTGATAANPAAGGLIGAGFVGAIALCVAPLVAHSTGKAVNTDPPIR from the coding sequence ATGATGGTGGAAAAACTGGGAAAGAAGCGTTATGTGCTGCCGTTCGCCGCCTTCCTCGTGGTGGCATGCGTCATGTCGCTTGTGGTCTACCCTATGGTCACCGCTGAACCCAAAGGACTTCCCCTCGGCATCCTCTCGCTAGACGAGGGCGCACAATCGCCGCAAGGCGCACTGAATGCAGGCGAGACAATCGTCGAGCAGATTCTCGAATCGCAGGATGAAGAAGAAACGCACGCGGTCACGTGGACCGAATACGACTCGCAGGAAGCCCTTGACGAAGCGATTGAAAACGAAGAGCTGTACGCGGCGATCGTAATTCCCTCGGACTTCTCGCAATCGCAGGTCGACGCAAAAACGGCAGAGGCGATAGCGGCGGCCGCGCAAACCGAACAGGCGGCAAAAGTGGCTGCAGCCCGAGCATCTGCCGAAGCAAGCGAAACCGAGGGAGCCTCGAGCCCGAACGGCACAACACCGCAAGGCGATCTTTCAAGCGGAGCCCAGAGCAGCATCCCCAACGCCGCAGCCGGATCGGCAGACAGCGAGATACCGAAGATCAGCCCCCTTGCCGTCATCATCGACGAAGGCAAGAATCCCCTGGCCGCCTCGACGGTGAAAACGATGCTCACCAGCATGCTTGCCGAACAGGGGCTCGCCTATACCCTCGAGATCGTCGACGAAGCCGACATCGGCGGCGGAACGCTCAACATGGCCCAGCAGTTCACCGTATTGCCCGTCTTCATCATGTCGATGATCTGCTCGGTAGCGCTCTTCGTCGCAACGAAGCCGGCGAAAGACGCAACCCGCTCGCAGCGATTCAAAACGATCGGCATGCAAGCTATGTTCATCCTCGTGCTTTCATGGCTCATCGGATTCGGTACAACCGCACTAGTCGAGACAAGCGGCCTTTCGATACCCTCTCTCGACACCGGCCTTTTCCTCTGGCTCGCAAGTTTCTGCCTCATGCTCCTGTTTGTCGGATGCCTCGATATCGCAACGCCGCTCGGTGCGGTAGTCATCCTCGGATGCTTCGCGTGCGGAATGGCGTGCGGAAACCTGCCGTACGAACTTCTTCCGACCCTCTATCAAGATTGGCTCTACCCCTGGGTACCCCAGCACTTCATCGGCGACGGCATCCGTCAGATATTCTACACGGGAGCGACTGCCGCGAACCCGGCGGCGGGAGGCCTCATCGGCGCAGGGTTCGTCGGGGCCATAGCCCTGTGCGTTGCACCTCTAGTTGCGCACTCTACGGGTAAAGCCGTAAACACCGATCCGCCAATTCGATAA
- a CDS encoding TetR/AcrR family transcriptional regulator: MGRPTKSSEGMPVRSLMEETFWNLLREKSFNQISVSEIVRRVGCNRTTFYYYFDNIEDMTKRVIEEAVPADIPALAEACFEGALSFVELDDRSRTSIERLCLVIGKGGTPELIDQVKRALKAAWIEKFDLDCRQLDVSCVLEFMAGGVVGILGHVGSGADDRSLDQCMRAVSSVFSKPAVAFAREKRVGAISPSPW, encoded by the coding sequence ATGGGAAGACCGACGAAAAGCAGCGAGGGAATGCCCGTTCGCTCTCTTATGGAGGAAACATTCTGGAATCTGTTGCGTGAGAAGAGCTTCAACCAGATCAGCGTGAGCGAAATCGTGCGAAGAGTTGGGTGCAACCGCACGACGTTCTACTACTATTTCGACAACATCGAGGATATGACGAAGCGGGTGATCGAAGAGGCGGTTCCCGCTGACATCCCCGCCCTCGCCGAGGCTTGCTTCGAAGGAGCACTCTCGTTCGTGGAGCTTGACGACCGGTCGCGCACGTCGATCGAGCGGTTGTGCCTCGTGATTGGAAAAGGCGGAACGCCGGAGCTGATCGATCAGGTGAAGCGTGCGCTCAAAGCCGCCTGGATCGAGAAGTTCGATCTCGATTGCCGACAGCTCGACGTTTCGTGCGTGCTCGAGTTCATGGCGGGCGGCGTGGTGGGGATCTTGGGCCACGTGGGAAGCGGCGCCGACGATCGGTCGCTCGATCAGTGCATGCGTGCGGTTTCCTCGGTTTTCTCCAAACCAGCCGTTGCCTTCGCTCGGGAAAAGCGGGTGGGTGCTATTTCCCCTTCACCATGGTGA